A region of Deltaproteobacteria bacterium DNA encodes the following proteins:
- a CDS encoding SDR family oxidoreductase — translation MARDAVLVTGISGNLGRALARVLHKTDRVIGLDRRPFPGAPKDLEVHNLDIRKRKVEDLFRRGDVLSMIHMAIAHDPRLPQGEHHSFNVLGTKAMLSYAAKYGVRKVVVLSSATVYGPQPGNDNFLTEESPLLGSQRFPEFRDLVEVDMFAQQYMWKHPEVDTVILRPVHIVGPTVKNAPSMYMRLPRPWTLAGFDPMVQLIHEEDVARALALALRPGVRGIFNVCGPGELPLSAVLRELGRTTIPMPHLIARPLLDKLFQYRLAGFPSAELDHLQFLCTVDGTRAERDLGFRPAYTLRETIRSVLGEVPPRIQVVSAAQGSQGAA, via the coding sequence ATGGCGCGCGACGCCGTCCTCGTCACCGGCATCAGCGGCAACCTCGGTCGCGCGCTCGCGCGCGTCCTGCACAAGACCGATCGGGTGATCGGCCTGGATCGGCGGCCGTTCCCCGGCGCGCCCAAGGACCTCGAGGTGCACAACCTCGACATCCGCAAGCGCAAGGTCGAGGACCTGTTCCGCCGCGGCGACGTACTGTCGATGATCCACATGGCGATCGCGCACGACCCGCGCCTGCCACAGGGCGAGCACCACAGCTTCAACGTCCTGGGCACCAAGGCGATGCTTTCGTACGCGGCGAAGTACGGAGTGCGCAAGGTCGTGGTGCTCAGCTCCGCGACCGTCTACGGTCCGCAGCCGGGCAACGACAACTTCCTCACCGAGGAATCGCCGCTGCTCGGGTCGCAGCGCTTCCCGGAGTTCCGCGACCTCGTCGAGGTCGACATGTTCGCGCAGCAGTACATGTGGAAGCACCCCGAGGTGGACACGGTGATCCTCAGGCCGGTGCACATCGTCGGACCCACCGTGAAGAACGCACCTTCCATGTACATGCGCCTGCCGCGACCCTGGACGCTGGCGGGCTTCGATCCGATGGTGCAGCTCATCCACGAGGAGGACGTTGCACGCGCGCTTGCTCTCGCGCTGCGGCCCGGGGTGCGCGGCATCTTCAACGTCTGCGGGCCGGGGGAGCTCCCGCTCTCCGCCGTCTTGCGAGAGCTGGGCCGGACGACGATCCCGATGCCCCACCTGATCGCGCGGCCGCTGCTCGACAAGCTGTTCCAGTACCGGCTGGCCGGATTCCCTTCCGCCGAGCTCGACCATCTCCAGTTCCTCTGTACCGTCGACGGCACGCGCGCGGAGAGGGATCTTGGTTTCCGTCCC